In a genomic window of Arthrobacter woluwensis:
- a CDS encoding APC family permease produces the protein MAFTKSAADPQPHASGPSPAGLKKNSLGTRDIVFMLVSAAAPLTIVVGVSPLALAVGGPGAPVIYIAAALGLSLFAVGFMALTRHILSYSGFYGYIAKTLGRVTGLGAGFTAWLSYNGIQIGLYGLLGIQANLAVKQFTGVDLPWWVYALVSIAAVHYLGWRGIDVGAKVVGVLLTLETVIVVILAVAVLAHGGANGISLDSFTPDAIFTPGMAAVLSMGFSAFMGFESGALYREEARNPDRTVPRATYISIAFIGAFYAFAVWILVQAGGFGAIQAFAGQHLDTGDTAYVLAGTFAGDWLVNLMSVLIVTSIFASQLAFHNTINRYTLSLGREGIFPARMARVSRHLTPGNAGVLQTVLSAICVIVGAVLALDPFTQFVVWLNSPGIIGILALQALMGVGVVMFFVRNRGLNTRWYVIPSTVLATAVMVVVIWLSVTNIQYLTGIPAGDPVNTTLLVIAPVTFVLGLAVAWWLKKNRPEVFGRIGHSE, from the coding sequence ATGGCTTTCACTAAATCCGCTGCGGACCCCCAGCCGCACGCGTCCGGTCCCTCCCCGGCCGGCCTCAAGAAGAACTCCCTCGGCACGCGTGACATCGTCTTCATGCTGGTCTCCGCCGCCGCGCCGCTCACCATCGTGGTGGGCGTCTCCCCGCTCGCCCTCGCCGTCGGTGGCCCGGGCGCCCCCGTCATCTACATCGCCGCGGCGCTGGGGCTCTCCCTCTTCGCCGTCGGCTTCATGGCCCTGACCCGGCACATCCTGTCCTACAGCGGGTTCTACGGCTACATCGCCAAGACCCTGGGCCGCGTGACCGGTCTCGGCGCCGGATTCACCGCCTGGCTCAGCTACAACGGCATCCAGATCGGCCTCTACGGGCTCCTCGGCATCCAGGCGAATCTGGCCGTCAAGCAGTTCACCGGGGTCGACCTGCCCTGGTGGGTCTACGCCCTCGTCTCGATCGCCGCGGTGCACTACCTGGGCTGGCGCGGCATCGACGTCGGCGCCAAGGTCGTGGGCGTGCTGCTCACCCTGGAGACCGTGATCGTGGTGATCCTCGCCGTCGCCGTCCTGGCCCACGGCGGGGCGAACGGCATCAGCCTGGACTCCTTCACGCCGGACGCGATCTTCACCCCGGGCATGGCCGCCGTGCTGAGCATGGGCTTCTCCGCCTTCATGGGCTTCGAGTCCGGTGCGCTGTACCGGGAGGAGGCCCGCAACCCCGACCGCACCGTCCCGCGGGCCACGTACATCTCCATCGCGTTCATCGGCGCCTTCTACGCCTTCGCGGTGTGGATCCTGGTCCAGGCCGGCGGCTTCGGCGCGATCCAGGCCTTCGCGGGCCAGCACCTCGACACGGGTGACACCGCCTACGTCCTGGCGGGGACCTTCGCGGGCGACTGGCTCGTGAACCTCATGAGCGTGCTGATCGTGACGAGCATCTTCGCCTCGCAGCTGGCCTTCCACAACACCATCAACCGGTACACGCTCTCCCTCGGCCGCGAAGGGATCTTCCCCGCCCGCATGGCCCGGGTCAGCCGCCACCTCACCCCCGGCAACGCGGGCGTCCTTCAGACCGTCCTGAGTGCGATCTGCGTGATCGTCGGCGCAGTGCTCGCGCTCGATCCCTTCACCCAGTTCGTGGTGTGGCTGAACTCCCCGGGCATCATCGGGATCCTGGCGCTGCAAGCGCTCATGGGCGTCGGCGTCGTGATGTTCTTCGTCCGGAACCGCGGCCTGAACACCCGCTGGTACGTCATCCCCTCCACGGTGCTGGCCACCGCGGTCATGGTCGTGGTGATCTGGCTCAGCGTGACCAACATCCAGTACCTCACGGGCATCCCGGCGGGCGACCCCGTCAACACCACCCTGCTCGTGATCGCCCCGGTGACGTTCGTGCTGGGCCTTGCCGTAGCGTGGTGGCTGAAGAAGAACAGGCCAGAAGTCTTCGGACGGATCGGACATTCCGAATGA
- a CDS encoding TetR/AcrR family transcriptional regulator, giving the protein MNPPQAAEPEGGRVHRLGRPSVPRLTVDKIGQEALALLEEEGILSLPRLAERLGVRQSAFYKHVSSRADIIELARGVLAERTVFGKLSRRLDVLVVELFESLLKTYQGVPALLPLILVQPVTNPEVLGIYERIATALREAGVPDRLVLPTIEAIDSAAIGAALDTQAMEDAWQVPAHRRADFPSLVRAQEAAAQDRSDRFGFLARTLAAGLSVTAAPDDDGGS; this is encoded by the coding sequence ATGAACCCACCGCAGGCAGCGGAACCAGAGGGCGGCCGGGTCCACCGGCTCGGCCGCCCCAGCGTGCCACGGCTCACCGTGGACAAGATCGGGCAGGAGGCCCTCGCGCTCCTCGAGGAGGAGGGCATCCTCTCCCTGCCCCGATTGGCGGAGCGCCTGGGCGTCCGCCAATCGGCGTTTTACAAGCACGTCTCCAGCCGCGCGGACATCATCGAACTGGCGCGGGGGGTCCTGGCCGAGCGGACCGTCTTCGGGAAGCTCTCCCGGCGGCTCGACGTCCTGGTGGTGGAGCTCTTCGAGTCGCTCCTGAAGACCTATCAGGGCGTCCCCGCGCTCCTGCCCCTCATCCTGGTGCAGCCCGTGACCAACCCCGAGGTGCTGGGGATCTACGAACGGATCGCCACGGCCCTCCGCGAGGCGGGGGTCCCGGACCGGCTGGTCCTGCCGACCATCGAGGCCATCGACAGCGCCGCGATCGGCGCCGCCCTGGACACGCAGGCCATGGAGGACGCGTGGCAGGTGCCCGCCCATCGCCGGGCGGACTTCCCGAGTCTCGTGCGGGCACAGGAGGCCGCCGCTCAGGACCGCAGCGACCGCTTCGGCTTCCTCGCGCGGACCCTCGCGGCAGGGCTCAGCGTCACGGCCGCCCCGGACGACGACGGCGGGTCCTGA
- a CDS encoding aminotransferase class I/II-fold pyridoxal phosphate-dependent enzyme, with the protein MFHALPVSRGGSVLASPWIEDMADFYGMNLLLAETSATSGGLDSLLDPHGAIKEAQELAARAFGSHRSYFATNGTSTANKIVHQSIVGPGDIVLVDRNCHKSHHYALVLAGASVSYLDAYPLDEHSLYGAVPLESIKRRLLAIRDAGQLDRVKMITLTNCTFDGIVYDPRRVMEECLAIKPDLVFLWDEAWFAFAGFHPVYRQRTAMHAAAVLEQDFTTADYGRRFEEQKALLAGADTETLVRTRLLADPTSTRLRVYATQSTHKTLTSLRQGSMIHVFDQDFAELNEESFLEAFMTHTSTSPNYQILASLDIGRRQVELEGYALVQRQADLAMSIRRTVGRHALLRKYFRVLYTSDLVPDAYRVSTSPNPAKDGLASWDQAWAEDEFVVDPCRITLDITATGVDGDTFKHDYLMDGHRIQVNKTSRSNVLIMTTIGTTRSSVAYLIEVLVKIAEDLDRKRALSRVKTRALPPGPDSIPSIPLPDFSRFAPAFLTADGASGDMRSAYYLSYRKGTTEHLSSAEIRDRLAMGDVVSASFVTPYPPGFPVLVPGQCFSADILDYMDVLDTREIHGYDKELGYLVFRPEALHPVY; encoded by the coding sequence GTGTTCCACGCCCTGCCCGTCTCGCGCGGCGGCTCCGTGCTGGCTTCGCCCTGGATCGAGGACATGGCCGATTTCTACGGCATGAACCTCCTCCTGGCCGAGACGTCCGCGACGTCGGGCGGCCTGGATTCGCTGCTGGATCCCCACGGCGCCATCAAGGAGGCCCAGGAACTCGCGGCCCGCGCCTTCGGCAGCCACCGCAGCTACTTCGCCACCAACGGCACCTCCACGGCCAACAAGATCGTGCACCAGTCGATCGTCGGCCCCGGCGATATCGTCCTGGTCGACCGGAACTGCCACAAGTCCCATCACTACGCCCTGGTCCTGGCGGGCGCCTCGGTCAGCTACCTCGACGCCTACCCCCTGGACGAGCACTCCCTCTACGGCGCGGTGCCCCTCGAAAGCATCAAGCGGCGGCTGCTGGCCATCCGCGACGCCGGGCAGCTGGACCGGGTGAAGATGATCACCCTGACCAACTGCACCTTCGATGGCATCGTCTACGACCCCCGCCGCGTCATGGAGGAATGCCTCGCGATCAAACCGGATCTCGTGTTCCTCTGGGACGAGGCCTGGTTCGCCTTCGCCGGATTCCACCCCGTGTACCGCCAGCGGACGGCCATGCATGCCGCCGCGGTCCTCGAACAGGACTTCACGACGGCGGACTACGGCCGCCGCTTCGAAGAGCAGAAGGCGCTGCTGGCAGGAGCCGACACGGAGACTCTGGTGCGCACCCGCCTGCTCGCCGACCCGACGTCGACCCGCCTCCGCGTGTACGCCACGCAGTCGACGCACAAGACCCTGACCTCGCTCCGCCAGGGCTCCATGATCCACGTCTTCGACCAGGACTTCGCCGAACTGAACGAGGAGTCCTTCCTGGAGGCGTTCATGACGCACACCTCCACCTCCCCCAACTACCAGATCCTGGCGTCCCTGGACATCGGCCGACGCCAGGTGGAGCTGGAGGGCTATGCCCTGGTGCAGCGCCAGGCCGACCTCGCTATGAGCATCCGGCGGACCGTGGGCCGGCACGCCCTTCTGCGGAAGTACTTCCGGGTCCTTTACACCTCGGACCTCGTCCCGGACGCCTACCGCGTCTCGACCAGTCCGAACCCGGCCAAGGACGGCCTCGCCTCCTGGGATCAGGCGTGGGCCGAGGACGAGTTCGTGGTGGACCCGTGCCGCATCACCCTGGACATCACGGCCACGGGCGTGGACGGTGACACCTTCAAGCACGACTACCTCATGGACGGCCACCGCATCCAGGTCAACAAGACCAGCCGCTCCAACGTCCTGATCATGACCACCATCGGCACCACCCGCAGCTCCGTCGCGTACCTGATCGAGGTCCTGGTCAAGATCGCCGAGGACCTGGACCGCAAGCGGGCCCTTTCCCGCGTGAAGACCCGCGCCCTGCCACCCGGACCGGACAGCATCCCGTCGATCCCGCTCCCGGATTTCAGCCGTTTCGCCCCCGCCTTCCTCACCGCCGACGGCGCCTCAGGCGACATGCGCTCCGCCTACTACCTCAGCTACCGCAAGGGCACCACGGAGCACCTCTCCTCCGCGGAGATCCGCGACCGGCTGGCGATGGGCGATGTGGTCTCGGCGAGTTTCGTCACGCCGTACCCGCCCGGCTTCCCGGTGCTCGTGCCGGGCCAGTGCTTCTCCGCGGACATCCTGGACTACATGGACGTGCTGGACACCCGCGAGATCCACGGCTACGACAAGGAGCTCGGGTACCTCGTCTTCCGCCCGGAGGCCCTGCACCCGGTGTACTGA
- a CDS encoding peptide MFS transporter: MDEMNPVQTEPGTTVSTDKGFFGHPRLLANLFTVEMWERFSFYGMQGILAYYMYYTATDGGLGLDKALSLSLVGAYGGGVYLSTILGAWLADRLLGSERVLFFSACVIMAGHVALALLPGVLGLVIGLVLVAFGSGGLKANATALVGTLYAEKDERRDAGFSLFYMGVNLGGLLGPLVTGFLQSRAGFHWGFGAAAVGMALGLIVYSLKRKDMPESAHHVANPLAPGERKKYTLIFGAVVVLIVSLLLTHLVTAQNLATWMAYVAIGASVAYFLILLGSSKTQPVERKRVFAFIPLYIASAAFWALFQQQFTFIAVYSDEKLDRHLFGWEMPAAWVQSINPVFIVIFAGVLAALWTRLGEKQPSSPVKFSLGLVLMGLAFLAFLPLAGSEKTPLLALVGILLLFTLAELCLSPIGLSVSTKLAPAAFQAQMVALFFLSVSLGTTLAGILAGYYDPSNETPYFLGIGSVAVVLGLALLAGAPAIRKLMSGVR; this comes from the coding sequence TGCTGGCCAACCTCTTCACCGTCGAGATGTGGGAACGCTTCTCCTTCTACGGCATGCAGGGCATCCTGGCCTACTACATGTACTACACGGCCACGGACGGCGGCCTGGGCCTCGACAAGGCCCTCTCCCTGAGTCTGGTCGGCGCTTACGGCGGTGGCGTGTACCTCTCCACCATCCTGGGCGCGTGGCTCGCGGACCGCCTGCTCGGCTCCGAGCGGGTGCTGTTCTTCTCGGCCTGCGTGATCATGGCGGGCCACGTCGCCCTCGCCCTCCTGCCGGGCGTGCTGGGCCTGGTGATCGGCCTGGTGCTGGTCGCCTTCGGCTCCGGTGGTCTCAAGGCCAACGCCACGGCTCTGGTCGGCACCCTGTACGCGGAGAAGGACGAGCGCCGCGACGCCGGGTTCTCCCTCTTCTACATGGGCGTCAACCTGGGCGGCCTGCTGGGCCCGCTCGTCACCGGCTTCCTGCAGAGCCGCGCCGGATTCCACTGGGGCTTCGGCGCCGCCGCCGTGGGCATGGCCCTCGGCCTCATCGTCTACAGCCTCAAGCGCAAGGACATGCCGGAGAGCGCCCACCATGTGGCGAACCCCCTGGCCCCGGGCGAGCGGAAGAAGTACACGCTGATCTTCGGCGCCGTCGTCGTCCTGATCGTGTCCCTGCTCCTGACCCACCTGGTGACCGCGCAGAACCTGGCCACCTGGATGGCGTACGTGGCGATCGGCGCCTCCGTGGCGTACTTCCTCATCCTGCTGGGCAGCAGCAAGACCCAGCCGGTGGAGCGCAAGCGCGTGTTCGCGTTCATCCCCCTCTACATCGCGTCGGCCGCATTCTGGGCGCTGTTCCAGCAGCAGTTCACGTTCATCGCGGTCTACTCGGACGAGAAGCTGGACCGCCACCTGTTCGGCTGGGAGATGCCGGCGGCCTGGGTGCAGTCGATCAACCCGGTGTTCATCGTGATCTTCGCGGGTGTGCTCGCGGCCCTGTGGACCCGCCTCGGCGAGAAGCAGCCCAGCTCCCCCGTGAAGTTCTCCCTGGGTCTGGTCCTCATGGGCCTGGCGTTCCTGGCGTTCCTGCCGCTGGCCGGCTCTGAGAAGACCCCGCTCCTGGCGCTGGTCGGCATCCTGCTGCTGTTCACGCTGGCCGAGCTGTGCCTGTCCCCGATCGGGCTGTCCGTCTCCACGAAGCTGGCCCCGGCCGCCTTCCAGGCGCAGATGGTCGCGCTGTTCTTCCTGTCCGTGTCGCTCGGCACCACGCTGGCCGGCATCCTGGCGGGCTACTACGACCCGTCCAATGAGACGCCGTACTTCCTCGGCATCGGCAGCGTGGCCGTGGTGCTGGGCCTGGCCCTGCTGGCCGGCGCACCGGCCATCCGCAAGCTCATGAGCGGCGTGCGCTGA